A region from the Triticum urartu cultivar G1812 chromosome 1, Tu2.1, whole genome shotgun sequence genome encodes:
- the LOC125539537 gene encoding reticuline oxidase-like, whose translation MAISLLFSLLLRLLAVQAASHGSVGNGNDDDDSALMTSCLAAAGVRNVTTRRSPAYAAALAFSVQNLRFAAACAHHGPAAVVVPASLAELRAAVLCAREARLVVRLRSGGHSYEGLSYTTDDAGGFVVIDLVALDRVRVDAGARTAWVQSGATLGQVYHAVAASNKTLAFSAGSCPTVGSGGHIAGGGFGLLSRKYGLAADNVIDALLVDADGRVLDRDGMGEEVFWAIRGGGGGTWGAVYAWRIKLSPVPERVTVFVVNRPGTVESVARLVSTWQHVAPWLPDEFYLSAFVGAGLPESDRTGISVTFKGFYLGRSHEALEILSARFPEIGLSDLNPREMSWIDSVVFFSGLPKGSTTSDLTDRVLHDKNYFKAKSDFVRRPTPFGELEGAISFLSKQPKAYVILDPYGGAMDRIAAGDLPFPHRKGNIHGIQHLIAWTADDDDHREEYMDWLRRFYDFMGAYVSNGPRTAYINYLDLDLGTNNNPSPAHPHPIIGDDGSPFYSEVEASRTWGERYFLSNYDRLVRAKTTIDPENVFRNAQSIPPLFVGALQMTRRTAHDI comes from the coding sequence ATGGCCATCAGCCTGCTCTTCTCTCTTCTGCTCCGCCTCCTCGCCGTGCAAGCGGCTTCACACGGCAGCGTCGGCAACGGCAACGACGACGATGACAGCGCCCTGATGACGTCCTGCCTCGCGGCCGCCGGCGTGCGCAACGTCACCACACGCCGCTCGCCCGCGTAcgccgccgcgctggccttctCCGTCCAGAACCTCCGGTTCGCGGCAGCCTGTGCGCACCACGGTCCGGCTGCCGTCGTCGTCCCGGCGTCCCTGGCCGAGCTGCGCGCGGCCGTGCTGTGCGCCCGGGAGGCGAGGCTCGTAGTGCGCCTCCGCAGCGGCGGCCACAGCTACGAAGGCCTCTCCTACACCACGGACGACGCCGGCGGCTTCGTCGTCATCGACCTCGTGGCGCTGGACCGCGTTCGGGTCGACGCCGGAGCGCGCACGGCGTGGGTACAGTCCGGCGCGACGCTCGGGCAGGTATACCACGCGGTGGCCGCGTCCAACAAGACCCTGGCGTTCTCTGCAGGGTCATGCCCCACGGTCGGCTCCGGAGGCCACATCGCCGGTGGCGGGTTCGGGCTGCTGTCCCGCAAGTACGGGCTCGCGGCGGACAACGTGATCGACGCCCTGCTGGTCGACGCCGACGGGCGCGTGCTGGACCGCGATGGCATGGGCGAGGAGGTCTTCTGGGCGAtccgcggcggcggtggcggcaccTGGGGCGCCGTCTACGCGTGGCGCATCAAGCTCAGCCCTGTCCCGGAGCGCGTCACCGTGTTCGTTGTCAACCGGCCGGGCACCGTGGAGTCGGTGGCACGGCTCGTGTCAACATGGCAGCACGTCGCGCCGTGGCTTCCCGACGAGTTCTACCTTTCGGCGTTCGTCGGAGCCGGCTTGCCGGAGTCTGACCGGACCGGCATCTCCGTCACCTTTAAAGGGTTCTACCTCGGCCGGAGCCACGAAGCGTTGGAGATACTCTCCGCACGGTTCCCTGAGATCGGGCTGTCGGACCTGAACCCGAGAGAGATGAGCTGGATCGACTCCGTGGTCTTCTTCTCCGGCCTGCCGAAAGGGAGCACCACGTCGGACCTGACGGACCGGGTGCTCCACGATAAGAACTACTTCAAGGCCAAGTCGGACTTCGTGCGCCGGCCGACGCCCTTCGGCGAGCTGGAGGGAGCCATCAGTTTCCTTTCCAAGCAGCCCAAGGCCTACGTCATCCTGGACCCGTACGGCGGGGCCATGGACCGGATCGCGGCCGGCGACCTGCCGTTCCCGCATCGCAAAGGAAACATCCACGGGATCCAGCATCTCATAGCCTGGACGGCCGACGACGACGACCACAGGGAGGAGTACATGGACTGGCTACGCCGGTTCTACGACTTCATGGGAGCCTACGTGTCCAACGGCCCACGCACCGCCTACATAAACTACCTAGACCTTGATCTAGGCACCAACAACAATCCGTCTCCTGCTCACCCTCATCCTATCATAGGAGACGACGGCAGCCCTTTTTACTCGGAAGTCGAGGCGTCGAGGACGTGGGGCGAGAGGTACTTCCTCAGCaactacgaccgtctcgtccgtGCCAAGACCACCATCGACCCGGAGAACGTGTTCCGCAATGCCCAGAGCATTCCGCCCCTCTTCGTGGGGGCTCTGCAGATGACCAGGCGTACTGCACATGACATCTAG